The following are from one region of the Nocardioides marmotae genome:
- a CDS encoding peptidylprolyl isomerase, whose product MLKRPLAALATLAAVSLLASCGDDESSPDAGDSPAASASSGSEKATPSAEGASGPTCVYPQDGQPAAKDVELPPNPAAVKGTIEGSMATTIGDIGISLDAKASPCTVNSFVSLAEQGYFDDTTCHRLTTADTGIEVLQCGDPTGTGTGGPGYTIEDEVTPDTTYPAGTLAMAKTPAPDSGGSQFFIVYGDTPLPPEYTVFGSIDEAGLKAVQEAAAEGTTDGGPDGQPKVAVDIESVTIDD is encoded by the coding sequence ATGCTCAAGCGCCCGCTCGCCGCCCTGGCCACCCTGGCCGCCGTCTCCCTCCTCGCCTCGTGCGGCGACGACGAGAGCTCGCCCGACGCGGGCGACAGCCCCGCCGCGTCCGCCTCGTCGGGCTCGGAGAAGGCGACGCCGTCGGCGGAGGGGGCGAGCGGCCCGACCTGCGTCTACCCCCAGGACGGCCAGCCCGCTGCCAAGGACGTCGAGCTGCCGCCCAACCCGGCGGCTGTCAAGGGCACCATCGAGGGCAGCATGGCCACCACCATCGGCGACATCGGCATCTCGCTGGACGCCAAGGCCTCGCCGTGCACCGTCAACAGCTTCGTCTCCCTCGCCGAGCAGGGCTACTTCGACGACACCACCTGCCACCGGCTGACCACCGCCGACACCGGCATCGAGGTGCTCCAGTGCGGCGACCCGACCGGCACCGGCACGGGCGGACCCGGCTACACCATCGAGGACGAGGTCACCCCGGACACGACGTACCCCGCCGGCACCCTGGCGATGGCCAAGACGCCGGCGCCCGACTCGGGCGGCTCGCAGTTCTTCATCGTGTACGGCGACACGCCGCTCCCGCCGGAGTACACCGTCTTCGGCAGCATCGACGAGGCCGGCCTGAAGGCCGTGCAGGAGGCCGCCGCCGAGGGCACCACCGACGGCGGACCCGACGGCCAGCCGAAGGTCGCCGTCGACATCGAGTCGGTCACGATCGACGACTGA
- a CDS encoding dihydrofolate reductase family protein codes for MSRARVHNFSISLDGFGTGDGLSLEAPFGHAAHRLHTWMTATRFWADMTGGDGGTTGVDGSFAEQHGPGIGAEVMGAGKFGPPGWQDDPEWRGWWGDDPPFHTPTYVLTHRPRPSLEMAGGTTFHFLDAPPAEALAVAQEAAGGQDVRIGGGPTMVRDFLAAGLVDHLHLVQVPILLGRGVRLWDGLEGLEAQYDVEVVASPSGVTHLTFTR; via the coding sequence ATGTCACGCGCCCGGGTCCACAACTTCTCGATCTCCCTCGACGGGTTCGGCACCGGCGACGGGCTGAGCCTGGAGGCGCCGTTCGGGCACGCCGCCCACCGGTTGCACACCTGGATGACCGCCACCCGGTTCTGGGCGGACATGACCGGTGGGGACGGCGGGACGACCGGGGTGGACGGCTCGTTCGCCGAGCAGCACGGGCCGGGCATCGGCGCGGAGGTGATGGGCGCGGGCAAGTTCGGCCCGCCCGGCTGGCAGGACGACCCGGAGTGGCGCGGCTGGTGGGGCGACGACCCGCCGTTCCACACGCCGACGTACGTCCTGACCCACCGGCCACGCCCGTCGCTGGAGATGGCCGGCGGCACGACGTTCCACTTCCTCGACGCCCCGCCCGCCGAGGCGCTGGCGGTCGCGCAGGAGGCGGCCGGCGGGCAGGACGTCCGCATCGGCGGCGGGCCGACGATGGTGCGGGACTTCCTGGCCGCGGGACTGGTCGACCACCTGCACCTGGTCCAGGTGCCGATCCTGCTGGGGCGCGGCGTACGGCTGTGGGACGGTCTGGAGGGTCTCGAGGCGCAGTACGACGTCGAGGTCGTCGCCTCCCCCAGCGGCGTCACCCACCTGACGTTCACCCGCTGA
- a CDS encoding NADP-dependent oxidoreductase, whose protein sequence is MPTTTREIHLASRPTGWPVPENFRTVTTELPDPGPGEVLVRNTVLSVDPYMRGRMNGTKSYVPPFALDAPLEGGAVGEVVASGDERLSPGDTVLHQAGWREHALLPAGQVRKVDVSRAPASAYLGVLGMPGLTAYVGLTRIAPVQEGDTVFVSGAAGAVGSIAGQVARELGAAKVIGSAGSPEKVRWLTEELGFDAAFNYREGPVAAQLKEHGPVDVYFDNVGGEHLEAAIQRMADFGRIAACGAIASYNDTEPTPGPRNMFMVVQKRITLRGFIVTDHGDAAKEFYSRAGAWLAEGRLKHRETFTEGLDSTVEAFLGLHQGANTGKMLVRL, encoded by the coding sequence ATGCCCACGACGACCCGAGAGATCCACCTCGCCTCCCGACCCACCGGCTGGCCGGTGCCCGAGAACTTCCGCACCGTGACCACCGAGCTCCCCGACCCCGGCCCGGGCGAGGTGCTCGTCCGCAACACCGTCCTCTCGGTCGACCCCTACATGCGCGGCCGGATGAACGGCACGAAGTCCTACGTCCCGCCCTTCGCGCTCGACGCCCCGCTCGAGGGCGGAGCGGTCGGCGAGGTGGTCGCCTCCGGCGACGAGCGCCTCTCCCCCGGCGACACCGTGCTCCACCAGGCCGGCTGGCGCGAGCACGCCCTGCTCCCGGCCGGCCAGGTCCGCAAGGTCGACGTCTCCCGGGCGCCGGCCAGCGCCTACCTCGGCGTGCTCGGCATGCCCGGCCTGACGGCGTACGTCGGGCTCACCCGCATCGCGCCGGTCCAGGAGGGCGACACGGTCTTCGTCTCCGGCGCCGCCGGCGCGGTCGGCTCGATCGCCGGCCAGGTGGCGCGCGAGCTCGGCGCCGCGAAGGTGATCGGCTCGGCGGGCTCGCCGGAGAAGGTGCGCTGGCTGACCGAGGAGCTCGGCTTCGACGCGGCGTTCAACTACCGCGAGGGCCCGGTCGCGGCGCAGCTGAAGGAGCACGGCCCGGTCGACGTCTACTTCGACAACGTGGGCGGCGAGCACCTCGAGGCCGCCATCCAACGGATGGCCGACTTCGGGCGGATCGCCGCGTGCGGTGCGATCGCCTCCTACAACGACACCGAGCCGACGCCCGGGCCGCGCAACATGTTCATGGTCGTGCAGAAGCGGATCACCCTGCGCGGCTTCATCGTCACCGACCACGGCGACGCCGCCAAGGAGTTCTACAGCCGCGCCGGCGCCTGGCTCGCCGAGGGCCGGCTGAAGCACCGCGAGACCTTCACCGAGGGCCTCGACAGCACCGTCGAGGCGTTCCTCGGCCTCCACCAGGGCGCGAACACCGGCAAGATGCTCGTCCGCCTCTGA
- a CDS encoding oxidoreductase, with product MPKLPVLRRSSVPRWRDVPPQHGRRFVVTGASSGIGLEASRALAGAGAEVVLAVRDRAKGERVAADLPGRVEVRVLDVADLTSVRAFADGLDRVDVLVNNAGVLGVPFSRTADGFETTLATNHLGHFALTNLLLPRLTDRVVVTGSRAHLHGELDLDDLGWERRAYRPYAAYAASKLANLLFLAELQRRLTAAGSTLRATGAHPGSTATAITASSGNAVFAWVGSWGHRLAGMAPWQGALPTLYAATMDVPGNTYVGPHGPGEMQGWPTTARRAPAALDPELARRLWECSEQLTGVRFPL from the coding sequence GTGCCGAAGCTGCCCGTCCTCCGCCGGTCCTCCGTGCCCCGGTGGCGCGACGTCCCGCCCCAGCACGGCCGCCGGTTCGTGGTCACCGGCGCCAGCAGCGGCATCGGGCTGGAGGCCTCCCGCGCGCTCGCCGGCGCCGGCGCCGAGGTCGTGCTCGCCGTCCGCGACCGGGCCAAGGGGGAGCGGGTCGCCGCCGACCTGCCCGGCCGTGTCGAGGTGCGCGTGCTCGACGTCGCCGACCTGACCTCGGTGCGTGCCTTCGCCGACGGCCTGGACCGGGTCGATGTGCTGGTCAACAACGCCGGGGTCCTGGGCGTGCCGTTCAGCCGCACCGCCGACGGGTTCGAGACGACGCTGGCGACCAACCACCTCGGCCACTTCGCGCTGACCAACCTGCTGCTCCCGCGGCTCACCGACCGGGTCGTCGTCACCGGCTCCCGCGCCCACCTGCACGGCGAGCTCGACCTCGACGACCTCGGCTGGGAGCGGCGCGCTTACCGCCCCTACGCGGCGTACGCCGCCTCGAAGCTGGCGAACCTGCTCTTCCTCGCCGAGCTCCAGCGGCGGCTCACCGCCGCCGGCTCCACCCTCCGGGCCACCGGCGCACACCCCGGCTCGACGGCCACCGCGATCACCGCGAGCTCCGGCAACGCCGTCTTCGCCTGGGTGGGCTCCTGGGGCCACCGGCTCGCCGGCATGGCGCCCTGGCAGGGCGCGCTGCCCACGCTGTACGCCGCCACGATGGACGTGCCGGGCAACACCTACGTCGGGCCGCACGGACCCGGCGAGATGCAGGGCTGGCCGACCACCGCGCGGCGTGCGCCCGCGGCCCTGGACCCCGAGCTGGCCCGCCGGCTCTGGGAGTGCTCCGAGCAGCTCACCGGCGTGCGGTTCCCGCTGTGA
- a CDS encoding MXAN_6640 family putative metalloprotease — MRKRPTTGLLAAGLALTVTASLGAALASPATAGPGPASQTSAAAKAGTAAKAALAEAEAAVTGTAGASATEGRNLTLVLRDLLLAKDTLRGQDRADAESLLLRPTTPPDDPSDPRDIYYGADADLRTQCTATFCLHWVEEGEHATTPAFAATAFETIRHVAGVYAAAGFRAPLPDAGQEGDTRTDFYLGDIDAYGALGFCRSDADGPVVGSAWYAYCGFDNDYASSPWLDPTSLLRITVAHEYFHAVQFAYDAEDDGWLMESTATAMEDELYDAVNDNASFLGYGQLGDPAASGYPLAGPATPLDTFDFTAYGNWIFWRYLTEQHPDETAGVPNLVREVWEALDTTRRPNPTSSLQALEKVLRARGTSTPQEYVAFADANQHPWDVYEEAVEQRYPTAPDTLAAATLARNAPHATRTAVLDHLTSATGSVVPFAGSRNLKVRVDLGDATAGRAAVTVHRAGGATTTTYVATNKQGKGDVTVPFAAGTVSRVEVTLANGGVADAMTAEVRYQAVG; from the coding sequence TTGCGCAAGCGCCCCACGACCGGCCTCCTCGCCGCCGGTCTCGCCCTGACCGTCACCGCCTCCCTCGGCGCCGCCCTCGCCTCGCCCGCGACCGCCGGCCCCGGGCCCGCGTCCCAGACGTCTGCCGCCGCAAAGGCCGGGACGGCCGCGAAGGCCGCCCTCGCCGAGGCCGAGGCTGCCGTGACCGGCACCGCCGGCGCGAGCGCCACCGAGGGGCGCAACCTGACCCTGGTCCTGCGCGACCTGCTCCTCGCCAAGGACACCCTGCGCGGCCAGGACCGCGCCGATGCCGAGAGCCTGCTGCTGCGGCCGACGACGCCGCCGGACGACCCGAGCGACCCGCGCGACATCTACTACGGCGCGGACGCCGACCTCCGGACGCAGTGCACGGCCACCTTCTGCCTGCACTGGGTCGAGGAGGGCGAGCACGCCACCACGCCGGCGTTCGCCGCGACCGCCTTCGAGACGATCCGCCACGTCGCCGGGGTCTACGCCGCGGCCGGCTTCCGCGCCCCGCTGCCCGACGCGGGCCAGGAGGGCGACACCCGCACCGACTTCTACCTCGGCGACATCGACGCCTACGGCGCGCTCGGCTTCTGCCGCTCCGACGCCGACGGACCCGTCGTCGGCTCCGCCTGGTACGCCTACTGCGGCTTCGACAACGACTACGCGAGCTCGCCGTGGCTCGACCCGACCTCGCTGCTGCGGATCACGGTCGCCCACGAGTACTTCCACGCCGTCCAGTTCGCGTACGACGCCGAGGACGACGGCTGGCTGATGGAGTCGACCGCGACCGCGATGGAGGACGAGCTCTACGACGCGGTCAACGACAACGCGAGCTTCCTCGGCTACGGCCAGCTGGGCGACCCCGCGGCGTCGGGCTACCCGCTCGCCGGCCCGGCGACGCCGCTGGACACCTTCGACTTCACCGCCTACGGCAACTGGATCTTCTGGCGCTACCTCACCGAGCAGCACCCCGACGAGACCGCCGGCGTGCCGAACCTCGTCCGCGAGGTCTGGGAGGCGCTCGACACCACCCGCCGCCCGAACCCGACCTCCTCGCTCCAGGCGCTGGAGAAGGTGCTGCGGGCGCGCGGCACCTCCACGCCGCAGGAGTACGTCGCCTTCGCCGACGCCAACCAGCACCCCTGGGACGTCTACGAGGAGGCCGTCGAGCAGCGCTACCCGACCGCGCCCGACACGCTCGCCGCGGCCACCCTCGCCCGGAACGCCCCGCACGCGACTCGCACCGCCGTGCTGGACCACCTCACCAGCGCGACCGGCTCGGTCGTGCCGTTCGCCGGCAGCCGCAACCTCAAGGTCCGGGTCGACCTCGGTGACGCCACGGCCGGCCGCGCCGCGGTCACGGTGCACCGCGCCGGCGGCGCCACCACGACGACGTACGTCGCCACCAACAAGCAGGGCAAGGGCGACGTCACCGTGCCGTTCGCCGCCGGCACGGTCTCCCGCGTCGAGGTCACCCTCGCCAACGGCGGCGTCGCCGACGCCATGACCGCGGAGGTCCGCTACCAGGCCGTCGGCTGA
- a CDS encoding Fe-S cluster assembly protein HesB produces the protein MLTLTENASTIVKDISTQPGLPDTAGLRITSESASEPTFAVAPAEAAEPGDQVVQQSGATIYLDEAAALMLDDKVLDAAVDPSGKVEFALGIQP, from the coding sequence ATGCTCACCCTCACCGAGAACGCCAGCACCATCGTGAAGGACATCTCCACCCAGCCCGGGCTGCCGGACACGGCCGGCCTGCGCATCACCTCCGAGAGCGCGAGCGAGCCGACCTTCGCGGTCGCGCCCGCCGAGGCGGCCGAGCCCGGGGACCAGGTGGTCCAGCAGTCGGGGGCCACGATCTACCTCGACGAGGCCGCGGCGCTGATGCTCGACGACAAGGTCCTCGACGCCGCCGTCGACCCCAGCGGGAAGGTGGAGTTCGCGCTCGGCATCCAGCCCTGA
- a CDS encoding alanine racemase codes for MPAVTPFLCVDLDRLRRNVRVAAEFAAARQVALRPHVKTHKSPEIARLQLAHGASGVTVATIGEAELFARHGCEDVFIASPLWLDERAAARVRELAEKATVAFAVDSAAGAANAGRLLGRTPVEVLVEVDSGQHRTGVRPEEASEVATTAVRAGLEVRGVFTFPGHSYAPGAVEQAARDEAAALAAARASLEAAGVEVRVVSGGSTPTFQHTDTSVVTELRPGVYVFNDAQQWELGTVPPDRVALCCRTTVVSHSGGRAVLDAGSKLLGADRAPWATGHGRLPAYPDARVVLVAENRAVVDLGGAPLPRLGSQVDVVPNHVCTSVNLVDDLWVEEAGGLRPWPVAARGLNC; via the coding sequence ATGCCGGCGGTGACCCCCTTCCTGTGCGTCGACCTCGACCGGCTGCGGCGCAACGTGCGGGTGGCCGCCGAGTTCGCCGCGGCCCGCCAGGTCGCGCTGCGCCCACACGTCAAGACCCACAAGAGCCCCGAGATCGCCCGGCTCCAGCTCGCCCACGGCGCGAGCGGCGTCACCGTCGCGACCATCGGGGAGGCCGAGCTGTTCGCCCGGCACGGCTGCGAGGACGTCTTCATCGCCTCCCCGCTCTGGCTCGATGAGCGCGCGGCTGCGCGGGTCCGCGAGCTCGCCGAGAAGGCGACGGTGGCCTTCGCCGTCGACTCCGCCGCGGGTGCCGCCAACGCCGGGCGCCTGCTCGGCCGGACCCCCGTCGAGGTGCTGGTCGAGGTCGACAGCGGCCAGCACCGCACCGGCGTGCGGCCCGAGGAGGCCAGCGAGGTCGCCACCACCGCGGTCCGCGCGGGGCTCGAGGTGCGCGGGGTGTTCACCTTCCCCGGCCACTCCTACGCCCCCGGTGCGGTGGAGCAGGCGGCCCGCGACGAGGCCGCCGCGCTGGCCGCGGCACGCGCCTCGCTGGAGGCCGCCGGCGTCGAGGTGCGCGTGGTCAGCGGCGGGTCGACCCCGACGTTCCAGCACACCGACACCTCGGTGGTCACCGAGCTGCGCCCGGGCGTCTACGTCTTCAACGACGCCCAGCAGTGGGAGCTCGGCACGGTCCCCCCGGACCGGGTCGCCCTGTGCTGCCGGACCACCGTGGTCAGCCACAGCGGCGGTCGCGCCGTGCTGGACGCCGGGAGCAAGCTGCTCGGCGCCGACCGGGCTCCCTGGGCCACCGGGCACGGCCGGCTGCCGGCGTACCCCGACGCCCGCGTCGTCCTGGTCGCGGAGAACCGTGCCGTCGTCGACCTGGGCGGTGCCCCGCTCCCCCGCCTCGGCTCGCAGGTCGACGTCGTGCCGAACCACGTGTGCACCTCCGTCAACCTCGTCGACGACCTGTGGGTCGAGGAGGCCGGCGGGCTGCGGCCGTGGCCGGTGGCCGCCCGCGGCCTCAACTGCTGA
- a CDS encoding aldo/keto reductase, with translation MTGAVPRERRLLDGSTLPAIGFGTYPLKGEECVTAVRSAIEAGYRLIDTAVNYGNEREVGEAIRRSGVPREELVVTTKLPGRAHAYDDAVASVRGSLEALGLDRIDLHLIHWPNPRVGRYVEAYRALVDLRAEGLVGSVGVSNFTEEHLSRVVEATGVVPVVNQVELHPWFPQVELRAVHDRLGVVTEAWSPLGKRRAPFGEAPVVAAAERHGVTPGQVVLRWQLQLGNVPIPKSATPERQRQNLDVFGFELSEEEVAAITGLSRPDGRLFDGDPETHEEM, from the coding sequence ATGACCGGCGCCGTACCGCGGGAGCGCCGCCTGCTCGACGGCTCCACCCTCCCCGCCATCGGCTTCGGCACCTACCCGCTCAAGGGCGAGGAGTGCGTGACCGCGGTGCGGTCGGCGATCGAGGCCGGTTACCGGCTGATCGACACCGCGGTGAACTACGGCAACGAGCGCGAGGTCGGCGAGGCGATCCGCCGCTCCGGCGTGCCGCGCGAGGAGCTGGTGGTGACCACCAAGCTGCCCGGCCGGGCCCATGCGTACGACGACGCGGTCGCCAGCGTGCGCGGCTCGCTGGAAGCCCTCGGGCTGGACCGGATCGACCTGCACCTCATCCACTGGCCCAACCCCCGCGTCGGGAGGTACGTCGAGGCCTACCGCGCGCTGGTCGACCTGCGCGCCGAGGGGCTCGTCGGCTCCGTCGGGGTCTCGAACTTCACCGAGGAGCACCTCTCCCGGGTGGTCGAGGCGACCGGCGTGGTGCCGGTGGTCAACCAGGTCGAGCTGCACCCGTGGTTCCCCCAGGTCGAGCTGCGCGCCGTCCACGACCGCCTCGGCGTCGTGACCGAGGCGTGGAGCCCGCTGGGCAAGCGGCGGGCGCCGTTCGGCGAGGCGCCGGTCGTGGCCGCCGCCGAGCGGCACGGCGTGACGCCGGGCCAGGTGGTGCTGCGCTGGCAGCTCCAGCTCGGCAACGTCCCGATCCCGAAGTCGGCCACGCCCGAGCGCCAGCGGCAGAACCTCGACGTCTTCGGGTTCGAGCTGTCCGAGGAGGAGGTCGCGGCGATCACCGGGCTCTCCCGGCCCGACGGGCGGCTCTTCGACGGCGACCCGGAGACCCACGAGGAGATGTGA